A window from Photobacterium sp. DA100 encodes these proteins:
- the arcC gene encoding carbamate kinase: MNKKPLAVVAFGGNALIDDNAHCSIQDQYQTVTNNVGYLVDLIERGWDLVLTHGNGPQVGFILRRSELAAHEVDPVPVDYAVGDTQGAIGYMFQKALCNELQRRGLTRPVVTLVTQTRVEPNDPAFLAPNKPIGSFMDKATAEKYADELDWFIMEDAGRGWRRCVASPSPQEVIEIDSIKTLLNCGSLVIAAGGGGIPVERNESGDLIGVEAVIDKDVASALLAKELQADMLIIPTGVEKVAINFGTPEQQWLDHLTPTDAKVLSEQGQFGEGSMKPKVDALLQFLEGNPDGAGVITKASTLIQAIDSKTGTWIRNHN, encoded by the coding sequence ATGAATAAGAAACCCTTAGCCGTTGTGGCTTTTGGCGGTAATGCCCTAATTGACGATAACGCACATTGCTCTATTCAGGATCAATACCAAACGGTGACCAATAACGTTGGTTATCTGGTGGATTTAATCGAACGAGGCTGGGACTTAGTGCTAACCCACGGCAATGGCCCGCAAGTCGGTTTTATTCTGCGTCGCTCAGAGCTAGCTGCCCATGAAGTGGATCCGGTACCTGTCGACTATGCCGTTGGTGATACCCAAGGCGCAATCGGCTACATGTTCCAGAAAGCGCTATGCAATGAATTACAGCGCCGTGGGCTTACTCGCCCAGTTGTCACATTAGTCACCCAAACTCGGGTTGAGCCTAATGATCCTGCTTTCCTGGCACCGAATAAGCCCATCGGTTCGTTTATGGATAAGGCTACCGCTGAGAAATACGCTGATGAGCTGGATTGGTTCATTATGGAAGACGCTGGTCGAGGGTGGCGACGCTGTGTTGCTAGCCCAAGCCCACAAGAAGTGATTGAAATCGATAGTATCAAAACCTTGTTGAACTGCGGTTCACTGGTCATTGCCGCAGGAGGTGGTGGCATTCCGGTTGAACGAAATGAAAGTGGCGATCTGATTGGTGTCGAAGCCGTGATAGACAAAGACGTTGCGTCCGCCTTGCTTGCCAAAGAATTACAGGCCGACATGCTGATCATTCCTACAGGTGTCGAGAAAGTCGCCATCAACTTTGGTACACCCGAGCAGCAGTGGCTAGATCACCTCACACCTACCGACGCTAAAGTACTCAGTGAACAGGGCCAATTTGGTGAAGGCTCAATGAAACCGAAAGTCGATGCACTGCTGCAGTTCCTTGAAGGCAACCCCGATGGTGCTGGCGTAATAACCAAAGCCAGTACATTAATCCAAGCCATTGATAGTAAGACAGGTACCTGGATTCGCAACCACAACTAA
- a CDS encoding glutamyl-tRNA amidotransferase, which yields MSNTTLLAVNGTLMRGLELNPNLTNVGGKFIREDKTDSHYRLWSINDVHPAMIRTSEANNSVDLEVWELPMEAFASVLSNEPAGLSIGKVILADGTEVLGVLGEPWLVKGMHEITATGGWRNYIRTQAVIEK from the coding sequence ATGTCAAACACAACCCTTTTAGCCGTAAATGGCACTTTGATGCGCGGCCTTGAACTTAATCCAAACCTTACTAATGTCGGTGGGAAGTTCATCCGTGAAGACAAAACCGACAGCCACTATCGGCTATGGTCAATCAATGATGTCCACCCTGCGATGATCCGCACCAGCGAAGCAAACAACAGTGTTGATCTCGAAGTCTGGGAACTGCCGATGGAAGCCTTCGCTTCTGTACTGAGTAATGAGCCTGCGGGTCTGTCTATTGGCAAGGTGATATTGGCTGATGGAACGGAAGTACTTGGAGTACTTGGTGAACCTTGGCTGGTTAAGGGCATGCATGAAATCACCGCGACTGGAGGCTGGCGCAACTATATCCGAACCCAAGCAGTGATAGAAAAATAA
- a CDS encoding cytosine permease, with amino-acid sequence MSSRNKTDLSNTASGFQIAMILLGILVTPVLLASSSLGSQLTLGTAAAVITVGSIILTVLAVINISIGEKARLPTYGIVKYSFGSKGATAINIIMAISLFGWIAVTANMFGHSVHDLLATQLNLELPVPVIVAFGCVIFVASTAFGFEALGKVSKFAVPIIALLMFVILYLALNSSVPVAEKLSSLSFGAAVSSVVGTIIVLVATSPDFGSFVHNRKHAVLAGTLTFGLAYPVLFLVGAVPGSMTSEGSLLAAMAVIGTTLPAAILLVFACITGNAGNMFQGTLVVSTLFSQYPKWKITVVLGILATMVGSMDILAWFIPFLLFLGIATPPISGIYIADYFINRRKGYDEASLENDPAIKPSTFIAWGLGSLVGFCTVNGWFTLTGIPSLDSILVASLGYFLFSRVGTSKNKLEAKKA; translated from the coding sequence ATGAGTAGTAGAAATAAAACGGATTTATCCAATACTGCCTCCGGCTTCCAAATTGCAATGATCCTGCTCGGAATACTTGTTACACCGGTTTTGCTGGCTTCCTCGAGCTTGGGCAGCCAGCTAACATTAGGCACAGCGGCTGCTGTGATCACCGTGGGCAGTATTATCTTAACCGTGCTCGCTGTGATCAACATATCAATCGGTGAAAAAGCACGCTTACCCACCTACGGTATCGTGAAATACTCCTTTGGCAGCAAAGGGGCAACGGCCATCAATATTATCATGGCCATCAGCCTCTTTGGCTGGATAGCAGTGACTGCCAATATGTTTGGACATAGCGTGCATGATCTTCTTGCTACCCAGCTCAACCTTGAACTACCGGTCCCTGTTATCGTTGCATTTGGCTGTGTTATCTTCGTCGCTTCTACCGCATTTGGTTTCGAAGCACTGGGTAAAGTGTCGAAGTTTGCCGTGCCAATCATCGCCCTGCTAATGTTTGTGATCTTATACTTGGCACTTAACAGTTCAGTTCCTGTGGCAGAGAAACTCAGCAGTTTAAGCTTCGGTGCCGCGGTATCCTCTGTGGTGGGTACCATTATTGTTCTGGTCGCTACTTCACCAGACTTTGGTAGCTTCGTCCACAACCGTAAACATGCCGTGCTCGCTGGTACCCTTACGTTTGGTTTGGCTTACCCGGTATTGTTCTTAGTCGGTGCAGTTCCAGGCTCTATGACCTCGGAAGGCTCACTGTTGGCAGCAATGGCTGTAATCGGCACAACCCTACCCGCTGCTATTCTGTTGGTTTTCGCCTGCATCACGGGTAATGCCGGCAACATGTTCCAAGGCACGCTTGTCGTTTCGACTCTATTCTCCCAGTACCCTAAATGGAAGATCACTGTAGTGCTAGGTATTCTTGCTACTATGGTCGGTAGTATGGATATCCTGGCATGGTTTATTCCATTCCTGTTATTCCTTGGCATTGCAACCCCACCGATTTCTGGGATCTACATTGCTGACTACTTTATCAATCGCCGTAAAGGCTACGACGAAGCAAGTCTGGAAAACGACCCTGCAATTAAGCCATCCACGTTTATTGCCTGGGGGCTGGGTTCGTTGGTTGGCTTTTGCACTGTCAACGGCTGGTTCACTTTAACAGGCATCCCTTCTTTAGATTCAATTCTTGTCGCGTCACTTGGGTACTTCCTGTTCTCTCGAGTTGGTACTTCCAAAAATAAACTGGAAGCCAAAAAGGCATAA
- the mog gene encoding molybdopterin adenylyltransferase, translating to MTKAKIGIVTVSDRASAGVYEDISGQAIIDTLNDYLTSEWEPVYEVIPDEQDVIEATLIKMADEQDCSLIVTTGGTGPAKRDVTPEATEAVCDRMMPGFGELMRAESLKFVPTAILSRQTAGLRGDSLIVNLPGKPKSIRECLDAVFPAIPYCIDLMEGPYLECNEEVMKPFRPKKK from the coding sequence ATGACTAAAGCAAAAATCGGCATCGTGACTGTTAGCGACCGCGCCAGCGCAGGTGTTTATGAAGATATCTCTGGACAGGCGATTATCGATACATTGAATGACTACCTGACCTCGGAGTGGGAGCCAGTATACGAAGTTATTCCTGATGAGCAGGATGTGATTGAAGCGACGCTGATCAAAATGGCCGATGAGCAAGACTGCAGCCTGATTGTAACTACAGGCGGTACCGGTCCGGCTAAGCGTGACGTGACCCCAGAAGCTACTGAAGCGGTATGTGATCGCATGATGCCGGGCTTTGGTGAGCTGATGCGCGCTGAGTCGTTGAAGTTTGTACCGACCGCAATTCTGTCGCGCCAGACGGCTGGCCTTCGTGGCGATAGCTTGATTGTTAACCTGCCGGGTAAACCAAAATCGATTCGTGAATGTCTGGATGCCGTGTTCCCAGCTATTCCTTACTGTATCGATCTGATGGAAGGGCCATACCTCGAGTGTAACGAAGAGGTGATGAAGCCTTTCCGTCCGAAGAAAAAGTAA
- a CDS encoding NAD-dependent succinate-semialdehyde dehydrogenase, giving the protein MAGNWVTAIDDACSPVTNPSTGELIATVPALGKQETSSAIHAADKAQGDWAARTAKERATVLRRWYELIVENTEDLATILTSEQGKPLAEAKGEITYAASFVEWYAEEAKRAYGELIPSHKPDARILVSKQPIGVVGAITPWNFPAAMITRKCGPAFAAGCAVVLKPAPDTPLTALALAELAGRAGIPAGLFSVITGDAVAIGGALTESPTVKKISFTGSTGVGKLLMSQSADTVKKLALELGGNAPFIVCDDADLDKAIDGVMIAKFRNAGQTCICANRIYVHNSIYDEFAAKLVDRVKALKVADGFEPGANLGPLINAAAVEKVQAHVDDAQAKGAKLAYGEPQPEGTHFFPPQVLTEMDDTMRIATEETFGPVAALFRFSDDADVIRRANHTSSGLAAYAYTQSLSRAFKFSEALEYGMVGINEGLISTEAAPFGGVKESGLGREGARQGMEDFLETKYTLMGGL; this is encoded by the coding sequence GTGGCAGGTAACTGGGTGACCGCGATTGATGATGCCTGTTCACCGGTGACTAACCCTTCAACAGGAGAGTTGATAGCCACAGTGCCTGCGTTGGGCAAACAGGAAACATCATCGGCTATTCATGCGGCCGATAAGGCTCAGGGCGACTGGGCGGCACGAACGGCAAAAGAGCGGGCGACAGTATTGCGCCGCTGGTATGAACTGATTGTCGAAAATACCGAAGATTTGGCAACCATCCTGACCTCTGAGCAAGGGAAACCGCTGGCGGAAGCCAAGGGGGAGATAACTTATGCCGCGAGCTTCGTCGAATGGTATGCCGAAGAAGCGAAACGCGCCTATGGTGAGTTAATACCTAGTCATAAACCAGATGCGCGAATTTTGGTTTCCAAGCAGCCGATTGGTGTGGTCGGGGCTATCACACCATGGAATTTCCCGGCCGCGATGATCACCCGTAAATGTGGTCCTGCCTTTGCTGCGGGTTGTGCGGTGGTACTCAAACCGGCGCCGGATACACCGCTGACGGCGCTGGCGCTGGCTGAGTTGGCCGGTAGAGCCGGGATCCCTGCCGGTTTGTTTAGCGTGATCACGGGTGATGCGGTAGCCATTGGCGGTGCGCTGACCGAAAGCCCGACAGTGAAGAAAATTTCGTTTACCGGTTCAACGGGTGTCGGCAAGCTCTTGATGTCACAGTCGGCTGATACGGTGAAGAAGTTAGCCTTAGAACTGGGTGGCAACGCCCCGTTCATTGTGTGCGATGATGCTGATCTCGACAAAGCCATCGATGGCGTCATGATTGCCAAATTCCGCAATGCCGGGCAAACCTGCATTTGCGCCAACCGTATTTATGTCCATAACAGTATCTATGACGAATTCGCAGCCAAGTTGGTCGACAGGGTCAAAGCTCTGAAAGTCGCTGATGGCTTTGAGCCCGGCGCGAACCTTGGGCCTCTGATCAATGCTGCCGCGGTCGAGAAAGTTCAAGCTCATGTCGACGATGCGCAGGCCAAGGGGGCTAAGCTCGCCTATGGTGAGCCCCAGCCAGAAGGTACCCATTTCTTCCCGCCGCAGGTATTGACGGAAATGGATGACACCATGCGGATTGCCACGGAAGAAACTTTTGGTCCGGTTGCAGCCTTGTTCCGCTTCAGTGACGACGCTGATGTGATCCGTCGGGCCAACCACACCAGCTCGGGGCTGGCGGCCTATGCCTATACCCAATCACTGTCCCGTGCTTTTAAATTCAGCGAAGCACTGGAGTATGGGATGGTTGGTATCAATGAAGGCTTGATCTCCACTGAGGCCGCGCCTTTTGGTGGGGTTAAAGAGTCAGGCCTGGGCCGTGAAGGCGCAAGGCAAGGAATGGAAGATTTTCTGGAGACTAAATATACCCTAATGGGCGGTTTGTAG
- a CDS encoding M14 family metallocarboxypeptidase — translation MKREHNYPIGTPGKPWGDEEKAQWLAQTTIKRSYQQEVVSKIQALETDFDLFQYGALSYDIDKYPLLAIKTRNWDSSKPVVLVTGGVHGYETSGVHGALQFAATKAAQYSDRFNIVIAPCVSPWGYEVINRWNPNTVDPNRSFYADSPSEEAANLMKMVASLDGKVLVHIDLHETTDTDELEFRPAREARDGNLYIEDGVPDGFYTVGDTENPQPAFQKAIIDSVRKVTHIAPPDADGNIIGSPVQQEGVINYPLKALSLCNGMTDCTYGTTTEVYPDSDRATPAQCNDAQVAAITGALDYVIEQLG, via the coding sequence ATGAAACGCGAACACAACTATCCGATCGGGACACCGGGCAAGCCATGGGGCGATGAAGAAAAAGCACAATGGCTGGCACAAACAACCATCAAGCGCTCATACCAGCAAGAAGTCGTCTCTAAAATCCAGGCGCTTGAAACAGACTTCGACCTCTTCCAGTACGGCGCACTAAGCTACGACATCGATAAATACCCACTCTTAGCCATCAAAACCCGCAACTGGGATAGCAGCAAACCAGTTGTGCTGGTAACCGGTGGCGTGCATGGTTACGAAACCAGTGGGGTACACGGTGCGCTGCAGTTCGCTGCAACCAAAGCTGCGCAATACAGTGACCGCTTCAATATTGTGATTGCCCCTTGCGTGAGTCCATGGGGCTATGAAGTGATCAACCGCTGGAACCCGAACACCGTCGATCCAAACCGCTCCTTCTACGCTGACAGCCCTTCCGAAGAAGCGGCCAACCTGATGAAAATGGTTGCGAGCCTTGACGGTAAAGTATTGGTGCACATCGACCTGCATGAAACCACAGATACCGATGAGCTGGAGTTCCGCCCTGCCCGCGAAGCGCGCGACGGCAACCTGTATATTGAAGACGGGGTACCCGATGGTTTCTACACCGTAGGCGATACGGAAAACCCGCAGCCGGCCTTCCAGAAGGCGATCATTGATTCGGTGCGCAAGGTGACCCATATCGCGCCACCGGACGCCGATGGCAACATCATTGGCAGCCCAGTTCAGCAAGAAGGCGTGATCAACTACCCGCTCAAGGCTCTGAGCCTATGTAATGGTATGACTGACTGTACCTATGGCACCACAACGGAAGTCTACCCAGACAGTGACCGTGCAACACCAGCGCAGTGTAATGACGCGCAAGTCGCCGCCATCACAGGAGCGCTTGACTACGTTATCGAACAGTTGGGCTAA
- a CDS encoding alpha/beta fold hydrolase, whose product MQTSFIDGDVLYRQHIFEVPLDYSQPDAQTISVFAREVVDLGRQNEELPWLVYFQGGPGFPSPRPDSRSGWLKRALQQYRVLLLDQRGTGNSTVISHQTLAHLSASEQADYLSLFRADNIVRDAETIRVKLGVQQWATLGQSFGGFCSLTYLSFFPQSLSRAYITGGVPSLTRHADEVYQATYQRVQDKNDAFFAQFPSAQAQCQKIADHLLDNDVRLPNGQRFTVEQFQMIGINLGRSSANVPMYYLLEEAFVEANGKETLSYSFLNAMLAEQSYQTNPIYAILHESIYCQHTASNWSAHRVRDNFPQFNYHTGGKFQFTGEMVYPWMFDQFECLVPLKDAANLLAERTDWDDLYDVEALADNRVPVACAVYAEDMYVEMQYSLETLKGIPNSKAWITNEYEHNGLRADGERILDKLIQLADSVANLP is encoded by the coding sequence GTGCAAACCTCTTTCATTGATGGTGATGTACTCTACCGTCAGCATATTTTCGAAGTCCCTCTGGATTACAGCCAACCGGATGCACAAACAATCTCTGTCTTTGCCCGTGAGGTTGTCGATCTTGGCCGCCAAAACGAGGAGCTTCCTTGGTTGGTTTATTTCCAGGGTGGTCCGGGGTTCCCTTCGCCTCGTCCGGACAGCCGCTCGGGTTGGCTCAAGCGGGCGCTGCAGCAATACCGCGTTTTGCTGCTAGACCAACGCGGTACCGGCAACAGCACAGTTATCAGCCATCAAACACTGGCACACCTGTCAGCTTCCGAGCAAGCCGACTACCTGAGCCTTTTCCGCGCTGACAACATTGTCCGTGATGCCGAAACCATCAGGGTGAAGCTAGGGGTACAGCAATGGGCAACGTTAGGCCAAAGCTTCGGCGGCTTTTGCTCGCTGACGTACCTCTCTTTCTTCCCGCAGAGTTTAAGCCGCGCCTATATTACCGGTGGTGTCCCCTCGCTGACCCGCCACGCCGATGAGGTTTACCAGGCGACCTATCAGCGGGTGCAAGACAAGAACGATGCCTTCTTTGCCCAGTTCCCATCCGCTCAGGCGCAATGCCAAAAGATTGCCGATCACTTGCTGGATAACGACGTTCGCTTGCCTAACGGTCAGCGCTTTACTGTCGAGCAGTTCCAGATGATAGGGATCAACCTTGGCCGCAGTAGTGCCAATGTGCCGATGTACTACCTGCTCGAAGAGGCGTTTGTCGAGGCTAACGGCAAGGAAACCCTCAGCTATAGCTTCCTCAACGCCATGCTGGCCGAACAAAGCTACCAAACCAACCCTATCTATGCGATTTTGCATGAGTCTATTTATTGCCAGCACACGGCCTCTAATTGGTCGGCGCACAGGGTACGTGATAATTTCCCACAGTTTAATTACCACACAGGCGGCAAATTCCAATTTACGGGGGAAATGGTTTATCCGTGGATGTTTGACCAATTCGAGTGCCTGGTACCACTGAAAGACGCCGCCAATTTGCTTGCCGAACGCACCGACTGGGATGATTTATATGATGTTGAAGCCCTGGCGGACAATCGCGTACCGGTCGCCTGCGCGGTCTATGCCGAAGATATGTATGTAGAGATGCAGTACTCGCTGGAAACGCTTAAAGGTATCCCCAACAGCAAAGCTTGGATCACCAACGAGTACGAGCACAATGGCCTGCGAGCCGACGGTGAGCGCATTCTCGACAAGCTGATCCAATTGGCTGACAGTGTAGCAAACCTGCCGTAA
- a CDS encoding RimK/LysX family protein: MTSLRLLTTLCLAAFAASPAMAQNTQYENIVESRAKIDNKVVLGRTELVYFPAIDSLSDIGVPAKIDTGADSTSIHAENIVITTNEPAFDGLKGDELLDAIAVEYDALGTTQLRDREDKTNIMVSFDIRHPYTGELIRLEKPLFRLAMIKSRGDGHLARPVVELDLTIAGQTVRTEVNLTNRDKFSYPILIGKTFLRDTAWVDAGFNYLQAQPDAHIIGRKERATIGNVPLDVSTTFESRYSILHALDIKVDEKKKAVSFTLEGRDKSRQAMTLPLSRMLRFSNAQRPMVYLPVKVGNVEQYIQVYLKDRSKNQSQLRLGTEALNQYFVVNLGASYLGKSDLAPISSVAKDDSILMISGEETINIDGVSINAGPSGLIKTPLLKVSQIDESRSEYGRMIQYTIKDTNGKTHQLDKPLKRKVRVGDQVRPIVGTEISLPSSLLLRDIALETQEQDDSTYSKLEISPDLIPGALLVNTRTTQLLDKHAPSQAGYIEQLKMDNMQFPVKLDTGADVSSMHATDIKTFEENGKEMVTFTYSNHQGDQKIYTREVVKTMRIKARAGEKPSTRYVVNMTVNLDGMEKEIKVNLRDRSRFEYSMILGKNFLKHNIVVSSDEQFILTKKK; the protein is encoded by the coding sequence ATGACTTCCCTACGACTGTTGACCACACTGTGCTTGGCAGCCTTTGCCGCCTCTCCCGCCATGGCGCAAAACACCCAGTATGAAAACATTGTTGAGAGCCGTGCCAAAATCGACAATAAGGTGGTTTTAGGCCGCACAGAGCTCGTTTATTTTCCTGCTATTGATTCGCTCAGTGACATTGGGGTTCCGGCCAAAATTGATACCGGTGCTGATTCAACTTCTATCCATGCCGAGAACATTGTCATTACCACTAATGAACCGGCCTTCGATGGATTAAAAGGCGACGAGCTGCTCGATGCTATTGCCGTTGAATACGATGCTCTCGGCACTACCCAGCTGCGTGACCGAGAGGACAAAACCAATATCATGGTCAGCTTTGACATCAGGCACCCTTATACCGGGGAGTTGATCCGACTTGAAAAACCGCTATTCCGCTTAGCTATGATCAAAAGCCGAGGCGATGGTCATTTGGCCCGCCCGGTAGTTGAGCTCGACCTGACCATCGCGGGGCAAACAGTCCGCACCGAAGTCAACCTGACAAACCGTGACAAGTTTTCCTACCCTATCCTGATCGGCAAAACGTTCCTGCGTGATACCGCTTGGGTCGATGCCGGGTTCAATTATCTTCAAGCGCAACCTGACGCCCACATTATCGGCCGTAAGGAAAGAGCAACCATAGGCAACGTACCGCTGGATGTCAGCACCACCTTCGAAAGCCGGTACAGTATTTTACACGCCCTGGATATTAAGGTTGATGAAAAGAAAAAGGCTGTAAGCTTCACTCTTGAAGGTCGAGATAAATCCCGCCAAGCGATGACCCTGCCGCTTAGCCGCATGCTTCGCTTTAGCAATGCACAAAGGCCAATGGTCTATTTGCCGGTCAAAGTGGGGAACGTAGAGCAATATATTCAGGTCTATCTGAAAGATCGCTCGAAGAACCAGAGCCAGTTACGCTTGGGGACTGAGGCGCTTAACCAGTATTTCGTGGTCAATTTAGGGGCTAGCTATCTCGGTAAGTCGGACCTAGCTCCTATCTCATCGGTCGCCAAAGATGATTCAATATTGATGATCAGCGGTGAGGAAACCATCAACATCGACGGGGTGAGTATCAACGCCGGTCCTTCAGGCCTTATCAAGACGCCATTGCTGAAAGTCTCGCAGATTGACGAAAGTCGCTCCGAGTATGGTCGGATGATCCAGTACACCATCAAGGACACCAATGGCAAAACTCACCAACTGGACAAGCCGCTTAAGAGAAAAGTACGGGTGGGTGATCAAGTCCGGCCGATAGTCGGGACTGAAATTTCACTGCCATCCTCACTGCTCCTTCGTGACATTGCCCTGGAAACTCAAGAGCAAGACGATAGCACGTACAGTAAGCTAGAGATCAGCCCGGATTTGATCCCAGGCGCTTTGTTAGTCAATACCCGCACCACCCAGCTTCTCGACAAGCATGCGCCTAGCCAGGCCGGTTATATCGAGCAACTGAAGATGGACAATATGCAGTTCCCGGTCAAACTGGATACTGGCGCAGATGTTAGCTCCATGCATGCCACCGACATCAAAACCTTCGAAGAAAATGGCAAGGAGATGGTCACCTTCACCTACAGTAACCACCAAGGTGACCAGAAGATCTATACGCGTGAAGTCGTGAAAACCATGCGGATTAAAGCCCGTGCCGGAGAAAAACCAAGCACGCG